One genomic segment of Halalkalicoccus tibetensis includes these proteins:
- a CDS encoding RAD55 family ATPase: protein MVELTETGIEGLDSILNGGLVSESTVLISGNPGTGKTILGIEYLYRGVTEFDETGVYLTFEEDASDIREAAESIGFDDWGDLVESGDITVYGKELLLREEDFSSTLDELLAELGRTDHDRLVVDSLTMLSLFFDTEREQRTYLLKFSDILKRNGLTSLFISEQGSRFPDAEVGLENFLTDGNVYLIQTPTDSGVNRYVWVAKMRKRPIETDIFPMEIGSGGIDVHDRASGFSLMGDEDVL, encoded by the coding sequence ATGGTAGAGTTGACGGAGACGGGGATCGAGGGGCTCGATTCGATCCTCAACGGTGGGCTGGTGTCCGAATCGACCGTGTTGATCAGCGGCAACCCGGGGACGGGGAAGACGATCCTCGGGATCGAGTATCTCTACAGGGGAGTGACGGAGTTCGACGAGACGGGGGTGTATCTCACCTTCGAGGAGGACGCGAGCGACATCCGGGAGGCCGCCGAGTCGATCGGGTTCGACGACTGGGGCGACCTCGTCGAGAGCGGCGACATCACGGTCTACGGCAAGGAACTCCTCCTACGCGAGGAGGACTTCTCGTCGACGCTCGACGAACTGCTCGCGGAGCTCGGACGGACCGACCACGACAGGCTGGTCGTCGACTCGCTGACGATGCTCTCGTTGTTCTTCGACACCGAGCGCGAACAGCGGACGTACCTGCTGAAGTTCTCCGACATCCTGAAGCGAAACGGGCTGACGAGCCTCTTCATCAGCGAGCAGGGCTCCCGGTTCCCCGACGCGGAGGTCGGCCTCGAGAACTTCCTCACCGACGGCAACGTCTATCTGATCCAGACGCCGACCGACTCGGGAGTCAACCGCTACGTCTGGGTGGCGAAGATGCGAAAGCGTCCGATCGAGACCGACATCTTCCCGATGGAGATCGGCTCCGGCGGGATCGACGTCCACGATCGCGCGAGCGGCTTCTCGCTGATGGGCGACGAGGACGTTCTCTGA
- a CDS encoding DMT family transporter has translation MARISPPVALALSILALSTSAILVRWSGAPSVVVAFYRVLFTLLLLSPLALVRHRAEFRSLSTRDGAVATVTGVALAIHFAAWFESLNWTSVAASVTLVQTQPVFVAVGAYLLLDERVTVRTVGGIVLAMAGAAVMSVSDLLAGTAFAGTALYGNALALLGGVMAACYVLAGRSLRQRVALLPYVSVVYGACTCTLLLVALAGGDPLTGYPAREWVLFLGMAIGPGVFGHTVVNWALAHVDSSVVSVSLLGEPVGATLLALLLLAEVPGGATVLGGAVVLAGIVVTARAQRLGT, from the coding sequence GTGGCTCGGATCTCGCCGCCGGTCGCGCTCGCGCTGTCGATCCTCGCGCTCAGCACGAGCGCGATCCTCGTGCGCTGGAGCGGGGCGCCGAGCGTCGTCGTCGCGTTCTATCGCGTCCTCTTTACCCTTCTCCTGCTCTCGCCGCTCGCGCTCGTTCGCCACCGGGCGGAGTTCCGCTCGCTCTCGACCCGCGACGGCGCGGTCGCGACCGTGACGGGGGTGGCACTCGCGATCCACTTCGCCGCGTGGTTCGAGAGCCTGAACTGGACGAGCGTCGCCGCGAGCGTCACGCTGGTCCAGACCCAGCCCGTCTTCGTCGCCGTCGGCGCCTATCTCCTGCTCGACGAGCGGGTCACCGTCCGCACGGTCGGCGGGATCGTCCTCGCGATGGCGGGCGCGGCCGTCATGTCGGTGAGCGACCTCCTGGCCGGGACGGCCTTCGCGGGAACGGCCCTCTACGGCAACGCGCTGGCCCTGCTGGGTGGCGTCATGGCCGCCTGCTACGTGCTCGCGGGCCGATCGCTGCGCCAACGGGTCGCCCTGTTGCCGTACGTGAGCGTCGTGTACGGCGCCTGCACCTGTACCCTGCTCCTCGTCGCGCTCGCGGGCGGAGACCCTCTCACGGGCTATCCGGCCCGCGAGTGGGTGCTCTTCCTCGGGATGGCGATCGGCCCCGGCGTGTTCGGTCACACTGTAGTGAACTGGGCGCTCGCCCACGTCGACTCGAGCGTCGTCAGCGTCTCGCTGCTCGGCGAGCCCGTCGGGGCGACGCTGCTCGCGCTCCTCCTGCTCGCGGAGGTCCCCGGTGGCGCGACCGTCCTCGGCGGAGCCGTCGTCCTCGCGGGGATCGTCGTCACCGCACGCGCACAGCGACTGGGGACGTGA
- a CDS encoding SRPBCC family protein, which translates to MATYERETYVDASLEDVWEFHSRIDGLEALTPGWMGLSILAVRGPDGEPDPELLEAGSEIDMRLGPLDLPGNSWTSVITERTSSDERGLFKDEMRGGPFARWVHVHQFRREGEGTRIRDTLHYELPDPARATSPFAVVGFEPMFRYRHRKTKELLEG; encoded by the coding sequence ATGGCGACTTACGAACGGGAGACGTACGTGGACGCCTCGCTCGAGGACGTCTGGGAGTTTCACTCGCGAATCGACGGGCTCGAGGCACTCACCCCGGGCTGGATGGGGCTTTCGATCCTGGCGGTCAGGGGCCCGGACGGCGAGCCCGATCCCGAACTCCTCGAGGCCGGCTCGGAGATCGACATGCGGCTGGGACCGCTCGACCTCCCCGGTAACTCGTGGACTTCGGTGATCACCGAACGGACGAGCAGCGACGAGCGCGGGCTGTTCAAGGACGAGATGCGCGGCGGCCCGTTCGCCCGGTGGGTCCACGTCCACCAGTTCCGCCGCGAGGGCGAGGGCACGAGGATCCGGGACACGCTCCACTACGAGCTGCCCGACCCCGCGCGAGCCACCTCCCCGTTCGCGGTCGTCGGCTTCGAGCCGATGTTCCGGTATCGCCACCGGAAAACGAAGGAGCTTTTGGAGGGTTAG
- the lrpA1 gene encoding HTH-type transcriptional regulator LrpA1, with product MATNSTADRILSVLEEDAQASYAEIARRAGVSKPTVRKYIDQLEGDGVIVGYSADVDPKKLSGRSIAMVGIDVESERYVEATRALGEIDEVEALYSSSGDHMLMAEIRATDGNEVGEIISDEILSVDGVTAAHPSFLQERLK from the coding sequence GTGGCGACGAATTCGACAGCGGACCGGATCCTATCGGTCCTCGAGGAGGACGCCCAGGCGTCGTACGCGGAGATCGCGCGCCGGGCGGGGGTCTCGAAGCCCACGGTCCGGAAGTACATCGACCAGCTGGAGGGGGACGGCGTCATCGTCGGCTACTCCGCCGACGTCGACCCCAAGAAGCTCTCGGGGCGCTCGATCGCGATGGTCGGGATCGACGTCGAGAGCGAGCGCTACGTCGAGGCGACGCGCGCGCTCGGCGAAATCGACGAGGTCGAGGCGCTGTACTCCTCGTCGGGCGATCACATGCTGATGGCCGAGATCCGCGCGACCGACGGCAACGAGGTCGGCGAGATCATCAGTGATGAGATCCTCTCGGTCGACGGCGTGACGGCCGCCCACCCCTCCTTCCTCCAGGAGCGCCTGAAGTAG
- a CDS encoding thiamine pyrophosphate-dependent enzyme, translating to MSAFNAIGEERDIDREEFTPGIEPQPTWCPGCGDFGVLKALKQALPEVGRTPEETLLCTGIGCSGKLNSYLDSYGFHTIHGRSLPVARAAKLANPGLEVIAAGGDGDGYGIGGNHFMHTARENHDMTYIVFNNEIFGLTKGQTSPTSPKGHKSKTQPSGSAKDPIRPLSLSLTSGASYVARTAAVNPNQAKEILKEAMEHDGFAHIDFLTQCPTWNKDAKQYVPYVDVQESDDYDFDVNERDEAQDMMYEAENVLKEGTVLTGRFYVDEDRPSYQQEKQEIGEMPEEPLAERYFDDDYEWERSYDLLDRHR from the coding sequence ATGAGTGCATTCAACGCAATCGGAGAGGAACGAGATATCGACCGCGAGGAGTTCACGCCCGGCATCGAGCCCCAGCCGACGTGGTGTCCTGGCTGTGGTGACTTCGGCGTGCTCAAGGCGCTGAAACAAGCCCTGCCCGAAGTGGGCCGGACCCCCGAGGAGACGCTGCTCTGTACGGGGATCGGCTGTTCGGGCAAGCTCAACAGCTACCTCGACTCCTACGGCTTTCACACGATCCACGGGCGCTCGCTGCCGGTGGCGCGGGCCGCGAAGCTCGCGAACCCCGGCCTCGAAGTGATCGCCGCCGGCGGCGACGGCGACGGCTACGGGATCGGCGGGAACCACTTCATGCACACCGCCCGGGAGAACCACGACATGACCTACATCGTGTTCAACAACGAGATCTTCGGCCTGACGAAGGGCCAGACCTCGCCCACCAGCCCGAAGGGCCACAAGTCCAAGACCCAGCCCTCCGGCTCGGCGAAGGATCCCATCCGCCCGCTGTCACTGTCGCTCACGTCGGGTGCGAGCTACGTCGCCCGGACCGCCGCCGTGAACCCCAACCAGGCCAAGGAGATCCTGAAGGAGGCGATGGAGCACGACGGCTTCGCGCACATCGACTTCCTCACCCAGTGTCCGACCTGGAACAAGGACGCGAAGCAGTACGTCCCGTACGTCGACGTTCAGGAGTCCGACGACTACGACTTCGACGTCAACGAGCGCGACGAGGCCCAGGACATGATGTACGAGGCCGAGAACGTCCTCAAGGAGGGGACGGTGCTGACGGGCCGGTTCTACGTCGACGAGGACCGCCCCTCCTACCAGCAGGAGAAACAGGAGATCGGCGAGATGCCGGAGGAACCGCTCGCCGAGCGGTACTTCGACGACGACTACGAGTGGGAGCGTAGCTACGACCTGCTCGACCGGCACAGGTAG
- a CDS encoding 2-oxoacid:acceptor oxidoreductase subunit alpha produces MADNELIWRIAGGSGDGIDSTSQNFAKALMRSGLNVFTHRHYPSRIRGGHTYVEIRASDEPVSSRGDGYNFLLALGDSFARNPQDHAYYGEEEVKPLSENLDDLREGGIIIYDSGLIDVEDVPDFEERAEENDWHVFDLDLRSMAREHGREVMRNTAGVGATAALLEMDLDEIENLMESAMPEKILEPNLTILHEAYDMMVEDYEFEHDLRVPTGEHDEEQVLVSGSNGVAYGALDEGCRFIAGYPMTPWTDVFTIMSQHLPKFGGISEQVEDEIAAAALALGASHAGVKAMSGSSGGGFALMSEPLGLAEMSETPIVLVEAMRAGPSTGLPTKPEQGDLEHVLYTSQGDSNRVVFAPGTPQEAYEQTRAAFEMAYDYQIPAIVVIDQKLSGENQNVPESAFDQEPNPSLGPTLTEAELEDAPHDPTGKFQRFSHDDPNDDGVRPRSLPGQKGGRFLVTGNEHNESGHIEEDPDNRVTQMDLRMKKLESIRERLDHDPETSHQTYFGPDEADYGIVTWGSSQGAVKEAVERLNDEGHSVKAIGVSDLMPFAEKEVTEFLESVDEALVVEMNATAQFRGLTQRELGQFGEKLTSLLKYDGNPFEPAEIVEGFEIQIAGGTEAPSANTRLEPAVSD; encoded by the coding sequence ATGGCTGATAACGAACTCATCTGGCGAATCGCTGGTGGTTCCGGGGACGGGATCGATTCGACGAGCCAGAACTTCGCGAAGGCCCTGATGCGATCGGGGCTCAACGTATTCACGCACCGACACTACCCATCGCGGATCCGGGGCGGGCACACCTACGTCGAGATCCGCGCGAGCGACGAGCCGGTCAGCTCGCGGGGGGACGGCTATAACTTCCTGCTGGCGCTCGGCGACTCGTTCGCTCGCAACCCACAGGACCACGCCTACTACGGCGAGGAGGAGGTCAAACCCCTCAGCGAGAACCTCGACGACCTCCGCGAGGGTGGCATCATCATCTACGATTCGGGGCTGATCGACGTCGAGGACGTCCCCGACTTCGAGGAGCGCGCCGAGGAGAACGACTGGCACGTCTTCGACCTCGACCTCCGGAGCATGGCCCGCGAACACGGCCGCGAGGTCATGCGCAACACGGCCGGCGTCGGCGCCACCGCGGCGCTGCTCGAGATGGATCTCGACGAGATCGAGAACCTGATGGAGAGCGCGATGCCGGAGAAGATCCTCGAGCCCAACCTCACCATCCTGCATGAGGCCTACGACATGATGGTCGAGGACTACGAGTTCGAGCACGACCTCCGGGTCCCGACGGGCGAGCACGACGAGGAGCAGGTGCTCGTTTCCGGGTCGAACGGCGTCGCCTACGGCGCGCTCGACGAGGGCTGTCGGTTCATCGCGGGCTACCCGATGACCCCTTGGACCGACGTCTTCACGATCATGTCCCAGCACCTGCCGAAGTTCGGGGGGATCTCCGAGCAGGTCGAGGACGAGATCGCCGCCGCGGCGCTGGCGCTCGGCGCGAGCCACGCCGGCGTCAAGGCGATGTCCGGCTCCTCGGGCGGCGGGTTCGCCCTGATGAGCGAACCGCTCGGCCTCGCGGAGATGAGCGAGACGCCGATCGTGCTGGTCGAGGCGATGCGTGCGGGCCCCTCGACGGGGCTTCCCACCAAGCCCGAACAGGGCGACCTCGAACACGTCCTCTATACGAGCCAGGGCGACTCCAACCGCGTCGTCTTCGCGCCCGGAACGCCCCAGGAGGCCTACGAGCAGACCCGGGCGGCGTTCGAGATGGCCTACGACTACCAGATCCCGGCCATCGTCGTCATCGATCAGAAGCTCTCGGGCGAGAACCAGAACGTCCCCGAGAGCGCCTTCGATCAGGAGCCCAACCCGTCGCTGGGTCCGACGCTCACCGAGGCCGAACTCGAGGACGCCCCGCACGACCCGACGGGCAAGTTCCAGCGCTTCAGCCACGACGACCCCAACGACGACGGCGTCCGGCCGCGCTCGCTGCCCGGCCAGAAGGGGGGGCGCTTCCTCGTGACCGGCAACGAGCACAACGAGTCGGGCCACATCGAGGAGGACCCCGACAACCGCGTCACGCAGATGGACCTGCGGATGAAGAAGCTCGAGTCCATCCGGGAGCGCCTCGACCACGACCCCGAGACGTCCCATCAGACCTACTTCGGGCCCGACGAGGCCGACTACGGCATCGTCACCTGGGGATCGAGCCAGGGCGCGGTCAAGGAGGCCGTCGAGCGGCTCAACGACGAGGGTCACTCGGTGAAGGCGATCGGCGTCAGCGACCTGATGCCGTTCGCCGAGAAGGAGGTCACCGAGTTCCTCGAGAGCGTCGACGAGGCGCTGGTCGTCGAGATGAACGCCACGGCCCAGTTCCGCGGGCTCACCCAGCGCGAGCTCGGCCAGTTCGGCGAGAAGCTGACCAGCCTGCTGAAATACGACGGCAACCCGTTCGAACCCGCCGAAATCGTTGAAGGGTTCGAGATCCAAATAGCGGGTGGGACCGAGGCACCGAGCGCGAACACCAGACTCGAACCAGCGGTAAGCGACTAA
- a CDS encoding DICT sensory domain-containing protein yields MSLTELISGVEAHEKTLTVYNTDGDTVGELRERFADRNLVVESGTVETGPDRFVVLGHEGEFLTAVGIDELLARSGSERAGFGGDPYRPILDHLDETLFTSYGHREMLAASREIEDRAWRVGRGELHAGFQRLSTLRTQLDVYNALARRDGLAIHTYAIPDVEAPQGADFSVHLDESDEVASVWCVAFDGGGTDRKKCALLAEERSPRAFYGFWTYDPDTVDYVIDHLSSTYARPDTG; encoded by the coding sequence ATGTCACTCACCGAACTCATCTCGGGGGTCGAGGCCCACGAGAAGACCCTGACCGTCTACAACACCGACGGGGACACGGTCGGGGAGTTACGCGAACGGTTCGCGGACAGGAACCTCGTCGTCGAATCGGGGACGGTCGAGACGGGGCCGGACCGGTTCGTCGTCCTCGGCCACGAGGGGGAGTTCCTCACGGCCGTCGGGATCGACGAGCTGCTCGCACGGTCCGGATCGGAACGGGCGGGCTTCGGCGGCGATCCCTACCGGCCGATCCTCGATCATCTCGACGAGACGCTGTTCACCTCCTACGGCCACCGGGAGATGCTCGCGGCCTCCCGCGAGATCGAGGACCGGGCCTGGCGGGTCGGCCGGGGCGAGCTCCACGCGGGCTTCCAGCGGCTCTCGACGCTCCGGACCCAGCTCGACGTCTACAACGCACTCGCACGGCGCGACGGGCTGGCGATCCACACCTACGCGATACCGGACGTGGAGGCCCCTCAGGGGGCCGATTTCTCCGTTCATCTCGACGAGAGCGACGAGGTCGCGTCCGTCTGGTGTGTCGCGTTCGACGGCGGCGGGACCGACCGGAAGAAGTGTGCCCTGCTCGCCGAGGAGCGATCACCGCGGGCGTTCTACGGTTTCTGGACCTACGATCCCGACACGGTCGATTACGTGATCGATCACCTCTCCTCGACGTACGCCCGCCCTGACACCGGCTGA
- a CDS encoding C2H2-type zinc finger protein, with protein sequence MGYTCSSCDAEFGSAAAISQHVGLHHNTCAECDEQFDDVDGLREHIHGSH encoded by the coding sequence ATGGGATACACCTGTTCCAGCTGTGACGCGGAGTTCGGATCGGCAGCGGCGATCAGCCAGCACGTCGGCCTGCACCACAACACCTGTGCGGAGTGTGACGAGCAGTTCGACGACGTGGACGGGCTCCGGGAGCACATCCACGGATCGCACTGA
- the aroC gene encoding chorismate synthase: protein MNGNSFGRLFQVTTFGESHGEAMGCTVSGCPAGLELSEEDIQGDLDRRKPGQSMITTSRGEADAVSIKSGIQDGYTTGTPIGMVIENKDAQSGKYEPFITAPRPSHGDFTYSAKFGTRNWGGGGRSSARETVNWVAAGAIAKKILAAQGVEIKAHVNRIGSVEAEGVSFEEMLEHSEENDVRCGDPEIAREMQELIEEYQGAGDSIGGSIEFEIRGAPRGLGAPRFDSLPARLGQAMMSVPATTAFEFGLGKEASEYSGSERNEDWEFDDSEATASEGTSGERSDPRARGDPVPVGNDHGGIQGGISTGQPITGEVTLHAPTSIPKEQTTVDWETGEEKQVQVIGRHDPVLPPRGVPVVEAMCALTIIDFMLLGGRINPDRLDGQAGEYDTGYHPRSPDNE from the coding sequence ATGAACGGGAACTCGTTCGGCAGGCTGTTCCAGGTGACGACCTTCGGCGAGAGCCACGGCGAGGCGATGGGCTGCACCGTCTCCGGCTGTCCCGCGGGCCTCGAACTCTCTGAGGAGGACATTCAGGGCGACCTCGACCGGCGAAAGCCCGGCCAGTCGATGATCACCACGAGCCGGGGCGAGGCCGATGCCGTCTCGATCAAGAGCGGCATACAGGACGGCTACACCACCGGGACCCCCATCGGGATGGTCATCGAGAACAAGGACGCCCAGTCCGGCAAGTACGAGCCCTTTATCACCGCGCCCCGACCCTCCCACGGCGACTTCACCTACTCGGCGAAGTTCGGCACGCGCAACTGGGGCGGCGGCGGGCGTTCCTCCGCGCGCGAGACCGTCAACTGGGTCGCGGCGGGCGCGATCGCGAAGAAGATCCTCGCGGCCCAGGGCGTCGAGATCAAGGCCCACGTCAACCGGATCGGAAGCGTCGAGGCCGAGGGCGTGAGCTTCGAGGAGATGCTCGAGCACAGCGAGGAGAACGACGTCCGGTGTGGCGATCCCGAGATAGCTCGGGAGATGCAGGAGCTGATCGAGGAGTACCAGGGGGCGGGCGACTCGATCGGCGGATCGATCGAGTTCGAGATCCGCGGCGCTCCCAGAGGACTCGGCGCGCCCCGCTTCGACTCGCTTCCCGCTCGGCTCGGGCAGGCGATGATGAGCGTGCCGGCGACGACCGCTTTCGAGTTCGGGCTCGGAAAGGAGGCCAGCGAGTACTCGGGCTCGGAGCGAAACGAGGACTGGGAGTTCGACGACAGCGAGGCCACCGCCTCGGAGGGGACGAGCGGGGAGCGAAGCGACCCGCGAGCGCGGGGTGACCCCGTCCCCGTCGGCAACGACCACGGCGGAATCCAGGGCGGGATCTCTACTGGCCAGCCGATCACCGGCGAGGTGACGCTGCATGCCCCGACCTCGATCCCCAAAGAGCAGACCACGGTCGACTGGGAGACGGGCGAGGAGAAACAGGTGCAGGTGATCGGCCGCCACGACCCCGTCCTGCCGCCCCGCGGCGTCCCGGTCGTCGAGGCGATGTGCGCGCTGACGATCATCGACTTCATGCTCCTCGGGGGGAGGATCAACCCCGACCGACTGGACGGGCAAGCCGGTGAGTACGACACCGGCTACCACCCGCGCAGCCCCGACAACGAGTAG
- the aroA gene encoding 3-phosphoshikimate 1-carboxyvinyltransferase — protein sequence MDVTITPSSLRGSARAPPSKSYTHRAILAAGYADGALVREPLDSADPHATARAVEAFGGDVSESDDGLAVEGFAGRPDVPDDVIDCANSGTTMRLVTGTAALADGLTVLTGDDSLRSRPQGPLLDAIGGLGGRAESTRHNGQAPLVIGGPIPGGEVSIPGDVSSQYITALLMAGAVAEEGIEIELETELKSAPYVDITLELLAEFGVEAEPVGADGGEVRSAGASGFRVPGNQSYEPEGGEYRVPGDFSSISYLLAAGVLAAEEGLTVRGAKPSAQGDTAIVEIVERMGGDVEWDREEGTIEASKSDLSGVEVDVGDTPDLLPTIATLGAVANGETRITDCEHVRYKETDRVSAMADELGKMGASVTEHEDELVIHGDESELSGATVEGHDDHRIIMALSLAGLVAEGETTVRGAEHVDVSFPDFFDVLYDLGAAIEEQ from the coding sequence ATGGACGTCACGATCACGCCTTCCTCGCTCCGCGGGTCCGCGCGGGCCCCGCCCTCGAAGAGCTACACTCACAGAGCGATCCTGGCGGCGGGCTACGCCGACGGCGCGCTGGTCAGGGAACCGCTCGACAGCGCCGACCCGCACGCGACCGCCCGCGCGGTCGAGGCCTTCGGCGGCGACGTGAGCGAATCGGACGACGGTCTCGCGGTCGAGGGCTTTGCAGGTAGGCCCGACGTGCCCGACGACGTCATCGACTGCGCGAACAGCGGCACGACGATGCGACTGGTTACGGGGACTGCCGCGCTCGCCGACGGCCTCACCGTCCTCACCGGCGACGACTCGCTCCGCTCGCGCCCGCAGGGCCCGCTTCTCGACGCCATCGGGGGGTTGGGCGGCCGGGCCGAGAGCACCCGCCACAACGGGCAGGCACCGCTGGTGATCGGCGGGCCGATCCCGGGTGGCGAGGTCTCGATCCCCGGTGACGTCTCCTCACAGTACATCACCGCGCTGCTGATGGCCGGCGCAGTGGCCGAGGAGGGGATCGAGATCGAGCTCGAGACCGAACTCAAATCCGCGCCCTACGTCGACATCACGCTCGAACTCCTCGCGGAGTTCGGGGTCGAGGCCGAACCCGTGGGTGCCGACGGCGGCGAGGTCCGCTCGGCGGGCGCGTCGGGCTTTCGGGTCCCCGGAAACCAGTCCTACGAGCCCGAGGGCGGCGAGTACCGCGTCCCCGGCGACTTCTCGTCGATCTCCTACCTGCTGGCGGCGGGCGTGCTGGCCGCCGAGGAGGGGTTGACGGTCCGCGGTGCCAAGCCGAGCGCGCAGGGCGACACCGCGATCGTCGAGATCGTCGAGCGCATGGGCGGGGACGTGGAATGGGACCGCGAGGAGGGGACGATCGAAGCCTCGAAAAGCGATCTATCGGGCGTGGAGGTAGACGTCGGCGACACGCCCGACCTCCTGCCGACGATCGCGACGCTGGGGGCTGTGGCGAACGGCGAGACGCGGATCACCGACTGCGAGCACGTCCGCTACAAGGAGACCGACCGCGTGAGCGCGATGGCCGACGAGCTGGGGAAGATGGGTGCGAGCGTCACCGAGCACGAGGACGAGCTCGTGATCCACGGCGACGAGTCGGAGCTGTCGGGGGCAACCGTCGAGGGCCACGACGACCACCGGATAATCATGGCGCTCTCGCTCGCGGGGCTGGTCGCCGAGGGCGAGACGACGGTTCGGGGCGCCGAACACGTCGACGTCTCGTTCCCGGACTTCTTCGACGTGCTTTATGACCTCGGGGCCGCCATCGAGGAACAATGA
- a CDS encoding ABC transporter ATP-binding protein, giving the protein MPTIECEGLTKRYGDVVGVDSLSFAVEEGEVFGFLGPNGAGKTTTIRTLLGLLSPTEGTARVLGAEVTDEGALIEAKRRIGYLPAHLGFDEGLTGERVLDHHAAIKGDERRGELLELFDPPLERAIREYSTGNERMLGIVQAFMHDPDLVIMDEPTSGLDPLKQERFHEFIRAERERGTTVFFSSHVLSEVRQVCDRVGILREGRLVALEDVDDLLSRGGKRVRVRLADPVSRAAFTIEGMVGVEPIADGFRFTYTGEYNALLRHLAEHDVIDVEIGEPPLEDVFMHYYGEVDAETAEEGAAGSVTELEGADA; this is encoded by the coding sequence ATGCCGACGATCGAATGCGAGGGGCTGACGAAGCGTTACGGGGACGTGGTCGGCGTCGACTCGCTCTCCTTTGCGGTCGAGGAGGGCGAGGTCTTCGGCTTCCTCGGCCCCAATGGTGCGGGAAAGACGACGACCATCCGCACCCTGCTGGGGCTGCTCTCGCCGACCGAGGGCACCGCGCGGGTGCTCGGGGCCGAGGTCACCGACGAGGGCGCGCTGATCGAGGCCAAACGGCGGATCGGCTACCTGCCCGCCCATCTGGGCTTCGACGAGGGTCTCACCGGAGAGCGAGTGCTCGATCACCACGCCGCGATCAAAGGCGACGAGCGCCGCGGGGAGCTGCTCGAGCTGTTCGACCCGCCCCTGGAGCGGGCGATCCGCGAGTACTCGACGGGCAACGAGCGGATGCTCGGGATCGTCCAGGCGTTCATGCACGACCCCGACCTGGTGATCATGGACGAACCGACCTCGGGGCTCGACCCGCTCAAACAGGAGCGCTTCCACGAGTTCATCCGGGCCGAGCGCGAGCGGGGGACGACGGTCTTCTTCTCCTCGCACGTCCTGAGCGAGGTCCGCCAGGTCTGTGACCGGGTCGGGATCCTTCGGGAGGGCCGGCTCGTCGCGCTCGAGGACGTCGACGACCTGCTGAGCCGCGGCGGCAAGCGGGTGCGGGTCCGGCTGGCCGATCCCGTTTCCCGGGCCGCCTTTACGATCGAGGGGATGGTCGGCGTCGAGCCCATCGCCGACGGCTTTCGCTTCACCTACACCGGCGAGTACAACGCGCTGCTTCGCCACCTCGCCGAGCACGACGTGATCGACGTCGAGATCGGCGAGCCGCCCCTGGAGGACGTGTTCATGCATTACTACGGGGAGGTCGACGCGGAAACGGCGGAGGAGGGAGCCGCCGGATCCGTTACTGAACTGGAGGGCGCGGATGCTTGA
- a CDS encoding ABC transporter permease, protein MLEIARYEAGKRAKGTAALTAGIAVLALVFVAFFPSLAGADVDIDAMLEAYPPAVQEAFGIATLSTIEGFLAVEIYQFVWLLLLGLYFAYSAGGLIAEDVERDRMDLTLSLPVSRSRVLVEKFLSLLVPILALNLVVPVVVFAGVLAIGESIDPVDLAMVHALSIPYLLACAAIGLLLSVLASRADVARRIAIAAVFVLFLIESVAASTDGFEAAGYLSPTHYYDPTAVLVEGSYDLAGAAVLLVVTVLLVFLARFRFARADIGA, encoded by the coding sequence ATGCTTGAGATCGCCCGCTACGAGGCCGGCAAGCGGGCCAAGGGGACGGCCGCGCTGACCGCGGGGATCGCCGTCCTCGCGCTCGTGTTCGTGGCGTTCTTCCCGTCACTGGCGGGCGCCGACGTCGACATCGACGCCATGCTCGAGGCCTACCCGCCGGCGGTCCAGGAGGCGTTCGGGATCGCCACCCTCAGCACGATCGAGGGATTCCTCGCCGTCGAGATCTACCAGTTCGTCTGGCTGCTCCTGCTCGGCCTCTACTTCGCCTACAGCGCCGGCGGGCTGATCGCGGAGGACGTCGAGCGCGACCGGATGGACCTCACCCTCTCGCTGCCGGTCTCGCGCTCGCGCGTGCTCGTCGAGAAGTTTCTGTCCCTCCTGGTCCCGATCCTCGCGCTCAACCTCGTCGTCCCGGTGGTCGTCTTCGCCGGCGTGCTGGCGATCGGCGAGTCGATCGACCCCGTCGACCTGGCGATGGTCCACGCGCTGTCGATCCCGTATCTACTGGCCTGCGCGGCGATCGGCCTCCTGCTGTCGGTGCTCGCGAGCCGCGCGGACGTCGCGCGCCGGATCGCCATCGCCGCCGTCTTCGTTCTCTTCCTGATCGAGTCGGTCGCCGCGAGCACCGACGGCTTCGAGGCGGCCGGCTACCTCAGCCCGACCCACTACTACGACCCGACGGCGGTCCTCGTCGAGGGCAGCTACGACCTCGCGGGCGCGGCCGTGCTGCTCGTCGTGACCGTCCTCCTCGTATTCCTCGCCCGGTTCCGGTTCGCGCGGGCGGACATTGGCGCGTAG